The Flavobacteriaceae bacterium 3519-10 genome includes a window with the following:
- a CDS encoding ferritin, which translates to MISPKITQLINSQIANEQYAAQYYLSMSAWFYAKDLDGIANYFRVQSKEEMMHADKMFDYLVDVGAEIVVGEIAKPPHEFGDAKEIFERAFEHEKIVTKSIFNILKNANDEGDFATVSFLQWFVNEQVEEEANASQLVTKIKMVSENPSALYLFDQELGKRVFTEGAE; encoded by the coding sequence ATGATAAGTCCAAAAATCACCCAATTAATAAACAGTCAGATTGCCAATGAGCAATACGCCGCACAATATTACCTGTCGATGTCCGCATGGTTTTATGCGAAAGATCTAGATGGAATTGCAAACTATTTTCGTGTACAAAGCAAGGAAGAAATGATGCATGCCGATAAGATGTTTGATTACCTCGTGGATGTAGGTGCAGAAATTGTTGTGGGGGAGATTGCAAAGCCGCCGCATGAGTTCGGGGATGCAAAAGAAATCTTCGAAAGAGCATTCGAACATGAAAAAATTGTTACAAAAAGCATCTTCAATATCCTGAAAAACGCCAACGATGAAGGCGATTTTGCCACCGTCTCTTTCCTGCAGTGGTTTGTAAACGAGCAGGTAGAGGAAGAAGCAAACGCGTCGCAGCTCGTAACCAAAATAAAAATGGTAAGTGAAAATCCTTCAGCCCTGTACCTTTTCGATCAGGAACTTGGGAAAAGAGTTTTTACGGAAGGAGCCGAGTAA
- a CDS encoding Cytochrome c-type biogenesis protein DsbD, protein-disulfide reductase: MKFKSFFLFCILFLFQGFTAQIKNPVKFKYNINALPNNEYEAVLTATIDSNWKIYSKDLPPDSGIPTEMIVRSKEGLQLIGGVMEVGKKKDEFSEAFGVQIVYYENRAQFKQKFKLKNGSVPANVVAEITYMTCDDRICLAPNTLEFEQKITPTATGASVIEPEEEVLKTTAVTDSAVATESDTVLNVAPSITAEKQEGLKVSTIDFANPLTDCGLETQSNSENFWTYLLLGFFGGLIALLTPCVFPMIPLTVSFFTKGSFNKSKGKRDAIMYGFFILLIFVLLSIPFHIIDGIAGNIFNQISTSVWLNVTFFLIFLFFAGSFFGYYDITLPSSIANKSSKAEDAGGVIGIFFMALTLVIVSFSCTGPILGSLLGSAVTGSANVPMLLTFALAGFGLSWAIVFGLLALFPQALQSLPKSGGWMNTVKVVLGFIELGLALKFLSKADLVSKTFFLKRELFIALWILIALGLVLYLFGKIRFPHDDKKPTISLTRKIIGFLGIGFIIYLLQGLIPGERPKLQHLSGILPPINVSYLHKAEDGILGMHPSHDYFEALEIAKKENKPLLVDFTGYGCENCRKMEEFVWSEPDILPILQNDIVLASLYVDDREALPESEQTSVDMGNGQKKKIKTIGDKWSLFQQINFNNNSQPHYVLLSPDGKVINTPVSGYMSKEDFKSFLTCGIEYFKQTKKQ, encoded by the coding sequence ATGAAATTCAAATCCTTCTTCTTATTCTGTATCCTGTTTTTGTTTCAGGGGTTTACAGCCCAGATAAAAAACCCGGTTAAATTTAAATATAACATCAATGCACTGCCAAATAACGAATATGAGGCGGTTTTAACAGCAACCATTGACAGCAACTGGAAGATTTACTCGAAAGATCTTCCGCCCGATTCCGGCATTCCAACCGAAATGATTGTGAGGTCAAAAGAAGGCCTGCAACTGATTGGCGGTGTGATGGAAGTTGGCAAAAAAAAGGACGAGTTTTCAGAAGCTTTCGGCGTGCAGATTGTGTATTATGAGAATCGTGCGCAGTTCAAACAGAAATTCAAGCTCAAAAACGGTTCAGTACCTGCGAATGTCGTTGCTGAAATCACATACATGACCTGCGACGACCGTATCTGTCTCGCACCCAACACTTTGGAGTTTGAGCAAAAAATTACACCCACCGCAACCGGCGCCTCTGTAATTGAACCGGAAGAAGAGGTTTTAAAAACGACTGCAGTAACAGATTCTGCTGTAGCGACTGAAAGCGATACTGTACTAAATGTTGCACCTTCGATAACCGCGGAAAAACAGGAAGGCCTCAAAGTTTCTACAATTGATTTCGCAAATCCATTAACAGATTGTGGCCTCGAAACACAATCTAACAGCGAGAATTTCTGGACGTACCTGCTTCTCGGCTTTTTTGGAGGACTCATCGCATTGCTTACGCCGTGTGTGTTTCCTATGATTCCGCTCACGGTATCATTTTTTACCAAAGGTTCATTCAACAAATCAAAAGGTAAGCGCGACGCGATAATGTACGGATTTTTTATCCTGCTTATTTTTGTATTGCTGAGTATCCCGTTTCACATTATTGACGGTATTGCCGGAAATATCTTCAACCAAATTTCAACGAGTGTGTGGCTGAACGTGACGTTCTTTCTGATATTTCTGTTTTTTGCAGGAAGTTTCTTCGGGTACTACGACATTACGCTGCCAAGTTCCATCGCCAACAAATCATCCAAAGCGGAGGATGCGGGCGGCGTTATTGGTATTTTCTTTATGGCACTTACGCTGGTAATTGTTTCGTTTTCATGTACCGGCCCGATCCTCGGAAGCCTTTTGGGAAGCGCAGTTACAGGTTCGGCCAACGTTCCGATGCTGCTAACTTTCGCGCTGGCAGGATTTGGGTTGAGCTGGGCGATTGTATTCGGACTGTTGGCTTTATTTCCACAGGCGCTGCAAAGTTTGCCAAAATCCGGCGGTTGGATGAACACGGTGAAGGTTGTTTTAGGATTTATTGAACTCGGACTGGCATTGAAATTCCTTTCGAAAGCTGATCTTGTTTCCAAGACTTTCTTCCTGAAAAGAGAACTTTTCATCGCACTTTGGATTTTAATCGCATTAGGACTTGTGCTTTATCTGTTCGGCAAAATACGCTTCCCGCATGATGACAAAAAACCAACGATCTCACTGACAAGAAAGATTATCGGTTTCCTTGGCATTGGTTTCATCATCTATCTGCTTCAGGGTTTAATACCCGGAGAACGCCCCAAACTTCAGCATCTGAGCGGAATTCTGCCTCCGATTAATGTTAGTTATCTGCATAAAGCCGAAGACGGAATTTTGGGCATGCATCCTTCGCATGATTATTTCGAAGCCCTCGAGATCGCGAAGAAAGAAAACAAGCCTTTGCTCGTGGACTTTACAGGTTACGGCTGCGAAAACTGCCGTAAAATGGAAGAATTCGTCTGGAGCGAACCCGATATTTTACCGATTCTGCAAAACGACATCGTTCTGGCTTCACTGTATGTTGATGACCGCGAGGCACTGCCCGAAAGTGAGCAAACCTCAGTGGACATGGGCAACGGCCAGAAGAAAAAAATCAAGACGATTGGTGATAAATGGAGCCTGTTCCAACAGATTAATTTCAACAACAATTCTCAGCCACATTATGTGTTGCTGTCTCCGGATGGCAAAGTAATTAATACTCCGGTTTCGGGTTATATGAGCAAAGAAGATTTCAAGAGCTTCCTGACGTGTGGAATTGAATACTTTAAACAAACGAAAAAGCAGTAA
- a CDS encoding tRNA(Ile)-lysidine synthetase → MLTQATFDAQLLNLKPDPESARYLLAVSGGVDSMVLLYLFSHSNLEFEVAHVNYRLRGVDSDADQRIVEEFCAKHHLTLHVYEVGDHDGKPANSVQLWARELRYGFFRKIQIQSDLQYIVTAHHLNDQLETFIINLSRASGLNGLSGIPSNENGILRPLLNFTKNDIYDFAAQRSIQFGEDVSNSKNDYLRNFIRNEIAHRLLETNTGFLPNFSRTIHYLDQAKDFIHEQISAVEDEIISHSDDSILIDREKFGQQSDFVKFEILRKLGFDSATEVQKIVAAEKGKCFKSADYILTVDRNHLILNAIDSQEFEPKKIIITSDALKNPASISLRTFLPAEILPQPDFSWEFDADQLQFPLKLRHRLAGDVFFPVGMAGSKKVAKFFKDEKIPIFAQRKMWLMCDGDDNILGVIPIRQDRRFAADHNAKNIISVHF, encoded by the coding sequence ATGCTTACACAAGCCACTTTCGACGCTCAATTGCTGAACCTTAAACCCGACCCTGAAAGTGCGCGCTATCTTCTTGCAGTAAGTGGCGGTGTAGATTCAATGGTGTTGCTTTACCTGTTCAGTCATTCAAACCTGGAATTTGAAGTGGCGCATGTTAATTATAGGTTGCGTGGCGTAGATTCCGACGCTGATCAGAGAATTGTTGAAGAATTCTGTGCAAAACATCATCTTACACTGCATGTTTACGAAGTGGGCGATCACGATGGAAAACCCGCAAATTCAGTACAGTTGTGGGCCCGCGAACTGCGTTACGGGTTTTTCAGAAAGATTCAGATACAGTCCGATCTGCAGTATATCGTAACTGCACATCATCTGAACGACCAGCTTGAAACGTTTATCATTAACCTTTCACGCGCTTCGGGACTAAATGGATTAAGTGGGATTCCATCAAACGAAAACGGAATACTGAGGCCGCTTCTAAACTTCACTAAAAACGACATCTACGATTTTGCTGCGCAACGTTCAATTCAATTCGGCGAAGACGTAAGCAACAGCAAAAACGACTATTTAAGGAATTTCATCCGTAATGAGATTGCGCACAGATTATTAGAAACCAACACTGGATTTCTGCCCAATTTTTCGAGGACCATTCATTATTTGGATCAGGCGAAAGATTTCATTCATGAGCAGATTAGCGCGGTTGAAGATGAAATAATTTCGCACAGCGATGACTCCATCCTGATCGACAGGGAAAAATTCGGACAACAAAGCGACTTTGTAAAATTCGAAATCTTAAGAAAATTGGGTTTCGACAGCGCGACGGAGGTCCAGAAAATTGTCGCCGCAGAAAAAGGAAAGTGTTTTAAATCTGCTGATTACATACTGACCGTCGACCGTAACCACCTTATTTTAAATGCAATAGACAGTCAGGAATTTGAGCCAAAAAAAATAATAATTACTTCTGATGCGCTGAAAAATCCCGCTTCAATATCGCTGCGGACTTTTTTACCGGCAGAAATCCTGCCCCAACCCGATTTTTCATGGGAATTTGACGCTGATCAGCTTCAGTTTCCGCTTAAATTAAGGCACAGGCTCGCAGGAGATGTTTTTTTCCCGGTGGGCATGGCAGGCAGCAAAAAAGTGGCGAAGTTTTTTAAGGATGAAAAAATCCCTATTTTTGCACAGCGCAAAATGTGGCTCATGTGCGATGGGGACGACAACATTTTAGGTGTAATTCCGATTCGCCAGGACCGACGCTTTGCGGCTGATCACAATGCAAAAAACATCATATCGGTTCATTTTTAA
- a CDS encoding putative flagellar motor protein MotB: MAKIILPFRMNFLFLAELKEILMRTGKIFAIVVMALTMTSCVSRKQFDALNENYNQCITNIGERQREIQDLKSVNSGLTSENNLLKSQNDALKSSLDACLSNTGKGSANIDKLIGEINSSNKYIQQLISTNAKNDSLNLALSNKLKRSLDNIADDDVQVKVLKGVVMISLSDKMLYKTGDYNVMPAAQEVLGKVAQVINDYDTYSVLIEGNTDNVPLSSANLPKDNWDLSALRATSMAKILQTKFGVNPARITAGGRSEYNPKTTNASVSGRAENRRTEIIIMPKLDEFMKLMDIAPVKN, from the coding sequence TTGGCAAAGATAATTCTTCCGTTTAGAATGAATTTTCTATTTTTGGCTGAATTAAAAGAAATTCTTATGAGAACAGGAAAAATTTTTGCCATTGTGGTCATGGCTCTTACGATGACATCGTGTGTGAGTAGGAAACAGTTTGACGCCTTAAACGAAAACTATAACCAGTGCATTACCAATATCGGTGAAAGACAGCGCGAAATACAGGATCTGAAGTCTGTAAATTCAGGCTTAACCAGCGAAAATAATTTGCTGAAGAGCCAGAACGACGCCCTGAAATCTTCGCTCGACGCCTGCTTATCCAACACCGGAAAAGGCTCAGCCAACATCGACAAACTCATTGGCGAGATCAATTCTTCCAACAAGTACATTCAGCAGCTTATTTCTACAAACGCCAAAAACGACAGTCTGAACCTTGCACTTTCTAATAAACTGAAAAGATCTCTCGATAATATCGCGGATGACGACGTTCAGGTAAAAGTGCTGAAAGGAGTGGTGATGATCTCACTTTCAGATAAAATGCTCTACAAAACAGGAGATTACAACGTGATGCCGGCCGCACAGGAGGTTTTGGGTAAAGTGGCACAAGTAATTAACGATTATGACACGTATTCTGTATTGATCGAAGGTAACACAGATAATGTTCCTTTAAGCTCCGCAAACCTGCCTAAAGATAACTGGGATTTATCAGCGTTGCGTGCAACTTCAATGGCGAAGATCCTTCAGACTAAGTTCGGTGTGAATCCTGCCAGAATTACTGCAGGAGGACGAAGCGAATACAATCCTAAAACGACCAATGCTTCCGTTTCGGGCAGAGCGGAAAACAGACGTACCGAAATTATCATCATGCCTAAACTTGATGAATTCATGAAGTTGATGGATATTGCTCCGGTGAAAAACTAA
- a CDS encoding O-methyltransferase, which produces MSFFEENCQEMDRYLENHASAEPDILKRLRRETYQKTTQPHMISGYQQGRLLTIISKMLQPRNILEIGTFTGYATLCLAEGLATDGKITTLDINEELAYLPRKYFAESEFSQQIYFKLEDAKQYLVKTDEIFDLVFIDADKENYVEYFKLIEPKLKSGSVVMFDNVLWYGKVLEDSPKQKSTQKIKELNDLVAAHYDFENLILPLRDGVNLIRKK; this is translated from the coding sequence ATGAGCTTTTTCGAAGAAAACTGCCAGGAGATGGATCGCTATCTTGAAAACCACGCTTCTGCAGAACCGGATATTCTTAAGAGACTGAGGAGAGAAACCTATCAGAAAACTACACAGCCTCACATGATCTCGGGTTATCAGCAGGGCAGGTTGCTTACGATTATCTCGAAAATGCTGCAGCCGCGCAACATCCTCGAGATCGGTACTTTTACGGGTTACGCCACATTATGTCTAGCCGAAGGGCTTGCCACCGACGGGAAGATTACCACACTCGATATCAACGAAGAATTGGCCTATCTGCCGCGGAAGTATTTTGCAGAAAGCGAATTTTCGCAGCAGATCTATTTCAAACTCGAAGATGCAAAACAATATTTGGTTAAAACCGATGAGATTTTCGACCTCGTATTCATCGATGCTGACAAAGAAAATTACGTTGAATATTTCAAATTAATCGAACCGAAGTTGAAATCGGGTTCGGTCGTTATGTTTGATAATGTGTTGTGGTACGGCAAAGTGCTGGAAGACAGTCCGAAACAGAAATCCACTCAAAAAATTAAAGAACTCAACGATTTGGTAGCGGCTCATTACGATTTTGAAAATCTTATTTTACCTTTGCGCGACGGGGTAAATTTAATCCGGAAAAAATAG
- a CDS encoding NLP/P60 protein — MEKAVCSVSVAPLRAENSHRSEMVSQLLYGETVEILETAANFTKIRMDYDQYEGWVDSKQIKSVDATHRKTTVLKRPFDTASFPEGNILLSIGSEYEVSDLIESSTPCEKLIDTALLFLNVPYLWSGRSFFGIDCSGFVQLVYKVHGFKLPRDAYQQAEHGTVLDFIEESEPGDLAFFDDSEGKIVHVGIMLADQQIIHAYGKVRIDTLDSLGLFNKDLNRHTHKLRFVKRMQRD; from the coding sequence ATGGAAAAAGCGGTTTGCAGTGTTTCGGTAGCACCTTTGAGGGCAGAAAACAGCCATCGGTCGGAAATGGTTTCGCAGCTGCTGTACGGTGAAACCGTTGAAATTCTTGAAACGGCCGCAAACTTCACGAAGATCCGGATGGATTATGATCAGTATGAAGGTTGGGTAGATTCCAAACAGATTAAATCCGTTGACGCTACACACCGGAAAACTACTGTTCTTAAGCGTCCGTTTGATACAGCGTCTTTTCCGGAAGGCAATATTTTGTTGTCAATAGGCAGCGAATATGAAGTTTCTGATCTCATAGAAAGTTCAACTCCGTGTGAAAAGTTGATTGATACCGCATTATTATTCCTGAATGTTCCTTATCTGTGGAGTGGCAGAAGTTTTTTCGGCATTGATTGCAGCGGTTTTGTGCAGCTCGTGTATAAAGTTCACGGTTTCAAGTTGCCGCGGGACGCTTATCAGCAGGCCGAACATGGCACTGTGCTTGATTTTATTGAAGAAAGTGAACCCGGCGATCTGGCTTTCTTCGATGACAGTGAAGGCAAAATTGTGCATGTAGGTATCATGTTAGCCGATCAGCAGATCATCCATGCCTATGGAAAGGTACGCATCGATACGCTGGATTCTCTTGGATTATTCAATAAAGACCTTAACAGGCATACCCACAAACTGCGCTTCGTGAAAAGAATGCAGCGCGATTAA
- a CDS encoding 3-deoxy-D-manno-octulosonic-acid transferase, with translation MKTIYNIFVSLLISAMRVGALFNYKLKKGLAGRRQSCDVVKSVFAPDDRVIWMHAASLGEYEQGLPVLEKLKEKFPDYKILITFFSPSGYDNVIHKKHIADAVCYLPFDTERWISDFTGNFKTEIFITVKYEFWYNLMASLKLQGAKIYVISALFYETQIFFKAYGSWFAGQLNKNVDWFFHQTLHSTALAKGIGLKNSSTAGDTRFDRVKKLQQRDNHVDFIDEFKQNSKTLVFGSSWESEERLAEIIVSKNRDVKIIIAPHDLKRVPNLRQIFPASILYSQLKSAEIVQHSNAQVLIIDCIGLLSKLYSYADIAIVGGGFHTKGLHNILEAAVFGIPVFFGNLYQKNPEADGLIAAQGAKCFEDEFFAAPYLLGLLVNDELRLQMGRNAAQYISSQPDATKTIVNKIISGIPGS, from the coding sequence TTGAAAACCATTTACAACATATTCGTCAGCCTGTTGATCTCCGCAATGAGGGTCGGTGCGCTTTTCAATTATAAACTGAAAAAAGGGCTGGCGGGCCGCAGGCAAAGCTGTGATGTAGTGAAATCTGTTTTTGCGCCCGATGACCGCGTGATCTGGATGCATGCCGCAAGCCTCGGCGAATATGAACAGGGTTTGCCGGTGCTGGAAAAACTCAAAGAAAAATTTCCCGATTACAAAATCCTGATTACATTTTTTTCGCCTTCAGGCTACGATAATGTAATCCATAAAAAACATATTGCCGATGCGGTTTGTTATCTGCCATTCGATACTGAACGGTGGATCAGTGATTTTACCGGTAATTTTAAAACAGAAATATTCATAACCGTTAAATATGAATTTTGGTACAATCTGATGGCAAGTTTAAAGCTGCAAGGAGCGAAAATCTACGTAATTTCTGCGCTTTTTTATGAAACTCAGATATTCTTTAAGGCCTATGGAAGTTGGTTTGCCGGCCAATTGAATAAGAATGTTGACTGGTTTTTTCACCAGACGCTGCATTCAACCGCGCTTGCAAAAGGAATTGGATTAAAGAATTCTTCCACTGCCGGCGATACGCGCTTCGACAGAGTTAAAAAGCTGCAGCAGCGCGATAATCATGTAGATTTCATTGATGAATTTAAGCAGAACAGCAAAACCCTTGTATTCGGAAGTTCGTGGGAATCTGAGGAAAGGCTTGCCGAGATCATCGTATCTAAAAACCGTGATGTAAAAATTATCATCGCGCCACACGATTTAAAAAGAGTGCCGAATCTAAGGCAGATTTTTCCGGCTTCCATCCTTTATTCTCAACTGAAAAGCGCTGAAATCGTGCAGCATTCGAATGCGCAGGTTTTGATCATCGACTGCATCGGACTGCTTTCCAAACTTTATTCCTATGCCGATATCGCGATAGTTGGCGGCGGTTTTCATACAAAAGGCCTGCACAACATCCTCGAAGCCGCTGTATTTGGCATTCCTGTATTTTTTGGTAATCTGTATCAAAAGAATCCTGAAGCGGACGGACTTATTGCTGCGCAAGGCGCCAAATGTTTCGAAGATGAATTTTTCGCTGCACCTTATTTGCTCGGGTTGTTGGTGAATGATGAACTCCGCCTGCAGATGGGCCGCAATGCCGCACAATATATCAGTTCTCAGCCGGACGCGACTAAGACGATTGTAAACAAAATTATTTCAGGAATCCCTGGCTCTTAA
- a CDS encoding Glycosyl transferase, family 2 — protein MPQTIESVLNQSFTDFEWLISDDRSTDHSIEIIKSYADPRIILTVAEKNGGAGYARNLSLAKASGRYITFLDADDWWEPNFLEEMLTFMKSENTELVYSGYARCDGNLHPRIQDFKADKEVNFENLLKTCRLSLLSSIYDSQRVGIEFFPVGSKREDHVMWLNLLKKIRSGKPLPRTLAKYRMHSAGISRRKTNIIKDQYLVYKDYMKFSTLKSLYYTTIWAMNGFMKYSKVFN, from the coding sequence TTGCCCCAAACCATCGAAAGCGTTCTGAACCAAAGCTTTACCGATTTTGAATGGTTGATTTCTGATGACCGTTCAACCGACCACTCAATTGAGATTATTAAAAGCTATGCAGACCCGCGGATCATCCTTACCGTCGCCGAAAAAAATGGCGGCGCGGGCTATGCGCGAAATTTATCGTTGGCAAAAGCTTCAGGAAGATACATTACTTTTCTCGACGCAGATGACTGGTGGGAACCAAATTTCCTTGAGGAAATGCTGACTTTTATGAAATCGGAGAATACCGAACTGGTTTATTCGGGCTATGCGCGCTGCGACGGAAATTTACACCCGAGGATTCAGGATTTCAAAGCGGATAAAGAAGTAAATTTTGAAAACCTTCTCAAAACCTGCCGCCTTTCCTTATTAAGCTCAATATACGATTCGCAAAGAGTTGGGATTGAGTTTTTTCCGGTGGGCAGCAAGCGCGAAGACCACGTGATGTGGCTTAATTTATTAAAAAAGATAAGATCAGGAAAACCATTACCGAGAACGCTCGCCAAATACAGGATGCATTCCGCCGGAATTTCGCGCCGGAAGACCAATATCATCAAAGACCAATATCTCGTTTATAAAGATTATATGAAATTTTCAACCTTGAAATCACTCTATTATACAACAATATGGGCTATGAACGGCTTCATGAAATACTCAAAAGTTTTTAACTGA